Proteins from a single region of Hordeum vulgare subsp. vulgare chromosome 6H, MorexV3_pseudomolecules_assembly, whole genome shotgun sequence:
- the LOC123406362 gene encoding uncharacterized protein LOC123406362, whose translation MATSLKKHGPHGCNEGSAFDVEPSKPPKTLTNINIWSNDGPDGKINAISFNYIDNNGDEVQKGTYGKEAGTKHSIPIGQGEYLTNISGYICPCISALNFKTSKNKPYGQFGKFPNTGDTSFVIDVDQDSIVALFGRYDDQIRAIGASSGPRLDQ comes from the exons ATG GCGACGTCGCTGAAGAAGCATGGTCCGCATGGTTGCAATGAAGGTTCTGCTTTTGACGTCGAGCCCAGCAAACCGCCTAAAACACTCACGAACATCAATATTTGGAGCAATGACGGCCCCGATGGGAAAATCAATGCCATATCGTTCAACTACATTGACAATAATGGGGATGAAGTCCAGAAAGGTACATACGGCAAAGAGGCTGGTACAAAACACTCG ATTCCAATTGGACAAGGCGAGTATTTGACCAACATCTCCGGCTACATCTGTCCGTGCATCAGTGCGCTCAACTTCAAGACCTCAAAGAATAAACCCTATGGGCAGTTTGGGAAGTTCCCAAACACTGGAGACACTTCTTTCGTCATTGATGTGGATCAAGACTCCATCGTTGCCCTCTTTGGCCGCTATGACGATCAGATCAGGGCCATCGGCGCCTCTTCTGGTCCCCGGCTTGATCAATAG